A genomic window from Sphingomonas taxi includes:
- the clpA gene encoding ATP-dependent Clp protease ATP-binding subunit ClpA encodes MPSFAPALETTLHKALEAASSRRHEYATLEHLLLALIGDEHASKVMEACHVELGDLKTTVAHYLDTELDALKVDAATDPSPTSGFQRVVQRAILHVQSSGRDEVTGANVLVALFSERESYAVYFLQQQDMSRLDAVSFISHGVGKGGAATEATTPKGAEDDKPAKGQEKGKTESALKQFTVDLNEKAKIGKVDPLIGRGPEVDRTIQILCRRSKNNPLYVGDPGVGKTAIAEGLARKIVEGEVPDVLLEAVIYSLDMGALLAGTRYRGDFEERLKAVVNELEKLPHAVLFIDEIHTVIGAGATSGGAMDASNLLKPALSGGTIRCIGSTTYKEFRNHFEKDRALLRRFQKIDVNEPTIEDTIKILAGLRSAFEDHHNVKYTPDAIKSAVELSARYINDRKLPDKAIDVIDEVGAMQMLVPLNKRKKTITAKEIEQVIATMARIPPKSVSTDDKAALESLETDLKRVVFGQNSAIEKLASAIKLARAGLREPEKPIGNYLFTGPTGVGKTEVAKQLSSILGIPLQRFDMSEYMERHSVSRLIGAPPGYVGFDQGGLLTDAVDQNPHCVLLLDEIEKAHPDLFNILLQVMDNGRLTDQHGKSVDFRNVILIMTTNAGASDMARETVGFGNLTREGEDEQAVQKMFTPEFRNRLDAIVPFGYLPTEVVARVVDKFILQLELQLADRNVHINLDDAAKSWLTEKGYDKLYGARPMGRLIQEKIKQPLAEELLFGKLVHGGEVTVRMKDGALSFGIEPAAPKKPKKKGKAEPVDAK; translated from the coding sequence TGCCTCCAAGGTGATGGAGGCGTGCCACGTCGAGCTCGGCGATCTCAAGACTACCGTCGCGCATTATCTCGATACCGAGCTCGACGCGCTCAAGGTCGATGCCGCGACCGATCCGTCGCCGACCAGCGGCTTCCAGCGCGTCGTCCAGCGCGCCATCCTGCACGTGCAATCGTCGGGTCGCGACGAGGTGACCGGCGCCAACGTGCTCGTCGCCTTGTTCAGCGAGCGCGAGAGCTATGCCGTCTATTTCCTGCAGCAGCAGGACATGAGCCGCCTCGATGCCGTGAGCTTCATCAGCCACGGCGTCGGCAAGGGCGGCGCCGCGACCGAAGCCACGACGCCGAAGGGCGCCGAGGACGACAAGCCCGCCAAGGGACAGGAGAAGGGCAAGACGGAAAGCGCACTCAAGCAATTCACCGTCGACCTCAACGAGAAGGCGAAGATCGGCAAGGTCGATCCGCTGATCGGGCGCGGGCCGGAGGTGGATCGTACGATCCAGATCCTGTGCCGCCGGTCGAAGAACAACCCGCTCTATGTCGGCGATCCCGGCGTCGGCAAGACCGCGATCGCCGAGGGGCTCGCGCGCAAGATCGTCGAGGGCGAGGTGCCTGACGTGCTGCTCGAGGCGGTGATCTACAGCCTCGACATGGGCGCCTTGCTCGCCGGCACCCGCTATCGCGGCGATTTTGAGGAACGGCTGAAGGCGGTCGTCAACGAGCTGGAGAAGCTGCCGCACGCGGTGCTGTTCATCGACGAGATCCACACCGTGATCGGTGCCGGCGCGACCAGCGGCGGCGCGATGGACGCTTCCAACCTGCTGAAGCCCGCGCTGTCGGGCGGCACGATCCGCTGCATCGGCTCGACGACGTACAAGGAGTTCCGCAACCACTTCGAGAAGGACCGCGCGCTGCTGCGGCGCTTCCAGAAGATCGACGTCAACGAGCCGACGATCGAGGATACGATCAAGATCCTCGCCGGCCTGCGCTCGGCGTTCGAGGATCATCACAACGTCAAATACACCCCCGATGCGATCAAGTCGGCGGTGGAGCTGTCGGCGCGCTACATCAACGATCGCAAATTGCCCGACAAGGCGATCGACGTGATCGACGAGGTCGGCGCGATGCAGATGCTGGTGCCGCTCAACAAGCGCAAGAAGACGATCACCGCCAAGGAGATCGAACAGGTGATCGCGACGATGGCGCGCATTCCGCCGAAGTCGGTCAGCACCGACGACAAGGCGGCGCTGGAAAGCCTCGAAACCGATCTGAAGCGCGTCGTCTTCGGCCAGAACAGCGCGATCGAGAAGCTCGCCTCGGCGATCAAGCTCGCCCGCGCCGGCCTGCGCGAGCCGGAAAAGCCGATCGGCAACTATCTGTTCACCGGCCCGACCGGCGTCGGCAAGACCGAGGTCGCCAAGCAATTGTCGTCGATCCTGGGCATCCCGCTCCAGCGCTTCGACATGAGCGAATATATGGAGCGGCATTCGGTCAGCCGACTGATCGGTGCGCCGCCGGGCTATGTCGGCTTCGACCAGGGCGGGCTGCTGACCGATGCGGTCGACCAGAATCCGCATTGCGTGCTGCTGCTCGACGAGATCGAGAAGGCGCATCCCGATCTGTTCAACATCCTGTTGCAGGTGATGGACAACGGCCGCCTCACCGACCAGCACGGCAAGTCGGTCGATTTCAGGAACGTCATCCTGATCATGACCACCAATGCCGGTGCGTCGGACATGGCGCGCGAGACGGTCGGCTTCGGCAATCTCACCCGCGAGGGCGAGGACGAGCAGGCGGTGCAGAAGATGTTCACGCCGGAATTCCGCAACCGGCTCGATGCGATCGTGCCGTTCGGCTATCTGCCGACCGAGGTGGTCGCGCGGGTGGTGGACAAGTTCATCCTCCAGCTCGAACTCCAGCTCGCCGACCGCAACGTCCACATCAATCTGGACGATGCCGCCAAGAGCTGGCTCACCGAGAAGGGCTATGACAAGCTGTACGGCGCGCGTCCGATGGGTCGCCTGATCCAGGAGAAGATCAAGCAGCCGCTCGCCGAGGAACTGCTGTTCGGCAAGCTCGTCCATGGCGGCGAGGTCACGGTGCGGATGAAGGACGGTGCGCTGTCGTTCGGCATCGAGCCGGCGGCGCCGAAGAAGCCCAAGAAGAAGGGCAAGGCCGAACCGGTCGACGCCAAATAG
- a CDS encoding NUDIX hydrolase: protein MQSMTEPRVGCGAAIVVDGQILLLRRLKPPEAGCWGLSGGKIDLFETAEAAMRREVSEELGITVGAAEWLCWVDQIDADAGTHWVAPVYRVRDFTGTPRNCEPTKHEGPRWFALDALPEQLTTPTRVAVAALGVIGA, encoded by the coding sequence ATGCAATCCATGACCGAACCGCGCGTCGGCTGCGGCGCGGCGATCGTCGTCGATGGCCAGATCCTGCTGCTGCGCCGGCTCAAGCCGCCCGAGGCGGGCTGCTGGGGCCTGTCCGGCGGCAAGATCGACCTGTTCGAAACCGCCGAAGCGGCGATGCGCCGCGAGGTTTCGGAAGAGCTCGGCATCACCGTCGGTGCCGCGGAGTGGCTGTGCTGGGTCGACCAGATCGATGCCGACGCCGGCACGCATTGGGTCGCGCCGGTCTATCGCGTCCGCGACTTCACCGGCACGCCGCGCAATTGCGAGCCGACCAAGCATGAGGGACCGCGATGGTTCGCGCTCGACGCGCTGCCCGAACAACTGACCACGCCGACGCGGGTCGCCGTGGCGGCGCTGGGGGTGATCGGGGCATAG